One Ascaphus truei isolate aAscTru1 chromosome 9, aAscTru1.hap1, whole genome shotgun sequence genomic region harbors:
- the KLC1 gene encoding kinesin light chain 1 isoform X2, with protein MFDNMSTMVFLKEDKLEKLTQDEIISKTKQVIQGLEALKNEHNSILQSLLETLKCLKKDDESNLVEEKSNMIRKSLEMLELGLSEAQVMMALSNHLNAVESEKQKLRAQVRRLCQENQWLRDELANTQQKLQRSEQSVAQLEEEKKHLEFMNQLKKYDDDLSPSDDKDSDSSKEPLDDLFPNDDDDPGQGIQQQHSSAAAAAQQGGYEIPARLRTLHNLVIQYASQGRYEVAVPLCKQALEDLEKNSGHDHPDVATMLNILALVYRDQNKYKDAANLLNDALAIREKTLGKDHPAVAATLNNLAVLYGKRGKYREAEPLCKRALEIREKVLGKDHPDVAKQLNNLALLCQNQGKYEEVEYYYQRALEIYQTKLGPDDPNVAKTKNNLASCYLKQGKFKQAETLYKEILTRAHEREFGSVDDENKPIWMHAEEREKFKGKQKDGTFGEYGGWYKACKVDSPTVTTTLKNLGALYRRQGKFEAAETLEEAAMRSRKQGLDNVHKQRVAEVLNDPESIEKRRSRESLDVVKYESGPDGGEEDGTGSLKRSGSFSKLRASIRRSSEKLVRKLKGGSSRDGEPKNPGMKRACSLNVLNTGGKATEDHFQERNNCLTDSRSLSASHTDLAH; from the exons AGACCAAACAGGTGATCCAGGGACTTGAGGCTTTGAAAAACGAGCACAATTCCATCTTGCAGAGTCTACTTGAAACCCTTAAATGTTTAAAGAAAGATGATGAGAGCAACTTGGTGGAAGAGAAGTCCAACATGATCCGCAAGTCTCTGGAAATGCTGGAACTGGGGCTAAGTGAGGCACAG GTAATGATGGCTTTGTCGAACCATTTGAATGCAGTAGAGTCTGAGAAGCAGAAGCTGCGAGCCCAAGTCCGTCGCCTTTGCCAGGAAAACCAGTGGCTGCGTGATGAGTTGGCCAACACTCAGCAAAAGCTGCAGAGGAGCGAACAGTCGGTGGCCCAACTGGAGGAAGAAAAGAAACATCTAGAGTTTATGAATCAGCTGAAAAAATATGATGATGACCTTTCTCCATCT gatGATAAAGACAGCGATTCCTCCAAGGAACCTCTGGATGATTTGTTTcctaatgatgatgatgatccaGGCCAAGGAA TACAACAGCAGCACAGCAGTGCTGCAGCTGCGGCCCAACAAGGTGGCTATGAAATCCCTGCAAGGTTGAGGACCCTGCATAACCTGGTCATTCAGTATGCTTCCCAGGGTAGGTATGAAGTCGCTGTGCCCCTCTGCAAACAAGCACTTGAAGATCTGGAGAAGAACTCTGGTCACGATCACCCAGATGTTGCTACAATGCTCAACATACTGGCTTTGGTCTACAG AGATCAAAATAAATACAAAGATGCTGCAAACCTATTAAATGACGCCCTGGCTATTCGTGAGAAGACTTTGGGCAAAGATCACCCAGCG GTTGCAGCCACGCTTAATAATCTTGCAGTGCTCTATGGCAAACGAGGAAAATACAGAGAAGCAGAACCTTTATGTAAAAGAGCTCTTGAGATCCGGGAAAAG GTCCTGGGCAAAGATCATCCAGATGTTGCCAAGCAGTTGAATAACTTGGCCTTATTGTGCCAGAACCAGGGCAAGTATGAAGAAGTGGAATATTACTATCAGAGAGCACTGGAGATTTACCAAACCAAACTGGGACCTGATGATCCCAACGTGGCAAAAACAAAGAACAACTTG GCTTCATGTTATCTGAAACAAGGCAAGTTTAAGCAAGCGGAGACTTTGTATAAGGAGATCCTTACCCGTGCCCATGAAAGGGAGTTTGGATCCGTTGATG ATGAAAACAAACCCATCTGGATGCATGCCGAAGAAAGAGAAAAATTCAAA GGGAAGCAGAAGGACGGCACATTTGGAGAGTATGGTGGCTGGTACAAAGCATGCAAAGTTGATAG CCCAACAGTGACCACAACACTGAAGAACCTTGGAGCACTTTACAGACGGCAAGGCAAGTTCGAAGCGGCCGAAACATTGGAGGAGGCAGCGATGAGGTCCCGTAAGCAG GGTCTAGACAATGTCCACAAGCAAAGAGTGGCAGAAGTGTTAAACGACCCAGAAAGCATTGAGAAAAGGCGAAGCCGAGAGAGCCTGGATGTGGTAAAGTACGAGAGTGGCCCTGACGGAGGGGAGGAA GATGGCACTGGATCTTTAAAGCGCAGTGGTTCCTTTAGCAAGCTCCGTGCTTCCATTAGACGCAGCAGTGAGAAGCTGGTTAGGAAGCTGAAAGGAGGAAGTTCACGAGATGGTGAACCAAAGAATCCTGG CATGAAGCGTGCCTGTTCTCTGAATGTACTTAACACGGGTGGCAAGGCTACTGAAGATCACTTTCAA GAGCGAAATAATTGTCTGACAGACTCAAGAAGTCTGAGTGCTAGTCACACTGACTTGGCGCATTAA
- the KLC1 gene encoding kinesin light chain 1 isoform X1 codes for MFDNMSTMVFLKEDKLEKLTQDEIISKTKQVIQGLEALKNEHNSILQSLLETLKCLKKDDESNLVEEKSNMIRKSLEMLELGLSEAQVMMALSNHLNAVESEKQKLRAQVRRLCQENQWLRDELANTQQKLQRSEQSVAQLEEEKKHLEFMNQLKKYDDDLSPSDDKDSDSSKEPLDDLFPNDDDDPGQGIQQQHSSAAAAAQQGGYEIPARLRTLHNLVIQYASQGRYEVAVPLCKQALEDLEKNSGHDHPDVATMLNILALVYRDQNKYKDAANLLNDALAIREKTLGKDHPAVAATLNNLAVLYGKRGKYREAEPLCKRALEIREKVLGKDHPDVAKQLNNLALLCQNQGKYEEVEYYYQRALEIYQTKLGPDDPNVAKTKNNLASCYLKQGKFKQAETLYKEILTRAHEREFGSVDDENKPIWMHAEEREKFKGKQKDGTFGEYGGWYKACKVDSPTVTTTLKNLGALYRRQGKFEAAETLEEAAMRSRKQGLDNVHKQRVAEVLNDPESIEKRRSRESLDVVKYESGPDGGEEVSMSVEWNGDGTGSLKRSGSFSKLRASIRRSSEKLVRKLKGGSSRDGEPKNPGMKRACSLNVLNTGGKATEDHFQERNNCLTDSRSLSASHTDLAH; via the exons AGACCAAACAGGTGATCCAGGGACTTGAGGCTTTGAAAAACGAGCACAATTCCATCTTGCAGAGTCTACTTGAAACCCTTAAATGTTTAAAGAAAGATGATGAGAGCAACTTGGTGGAAGAGAAGTCCAACATGATCCGCAAGTCTCTGGAAATGCTGGAACTGGGGCTAAGTGAGGCACAG GTAATGATGGCTTTGTCGAACCATTTGAATGCAGTAGAGTCTGAGAAGCAGAAGCTGCGAGCCCAAGTCCGTCGCCTTTGCCAGGAAAACCAGTGGCTGCGTGATGAGTTGGCCAACACTCAGCAAAAGCTGCAGAGGAGCGAACAGTCGGTGGCCCAACTGGAGGAAGAAAAGAAACATCTAGAGTTTATGAATCAGCTGAAAAAATATGATGATGACCTTTCTCCATCT gatGATAAAGACAGCGATTCCTCCAAGGAACCTCTGGATGATTTGTTTcctaatgatgatgatgatccaGGCCAAGGAA TACAACAGCAGCACAGCAGTGCTGCAGCTGCGGCCCAACAAGGTGGCTATGAAATCCCTGCAAGGTTGAGGACCCTGCATAACCTGGTCATTCAGTATGCTTCCCAGGGTAGGTATGAAGTCGCTGTGCCCCTCTGCAAACAAGCACTTGAAGATCTGGAGAAGAACTCTGGTCACGATCACCCAGATGTTGCTACAATGCTCAACATACTGGCTTTGGTCTACAG AGATCAAAATAAATACAAAGATGCTGCAAACCTATTAAATGACGCCCTGGCTATTCGTGAGAAGACTTTGGGCAAAGATCACCCAGCG GTTGCAGCCACGCTTAATAATCTTGCAGTGCTCTATGGCAAACGAGGAAAATACAGAGAAGCAGAACCTTTATGTAAAAGAGCTCTTGAGATCCGGGAAAAG GTCCTGGGCAAAGATCATCCAGATGTTGCCAAGCAGTTGAATAACTTGGCCTTATTGTGCCAGAACCAGGGCAAGTATGAAGAAGTGGAATATTACTATCAGAGAGCACTGGAGATTTACCAAACCAAACTGGGACCTGATGATCCCAACGTGGCAAAAACAAAGAACAACTTG GCTTCATGTTATCTGAAACAAGGCAAGTTTAAGCAAGCGGAGACTTTGTATAAGGAGATCCTTACCCGTGCCCATGAAAGGGAGTTTGGATCCGTTGATG ATGAAAACAAACCCATCTGGATGCATGCCGAAGAAAGAGAAAAATTCAAA GGGAAGCAGAAGGACGGCACATTTGGAGAGTATGGTGGCTGGTACAAAGCATGCAAAGTTGATAG CCCAACAGTGACCACAACACTGAAGAACCTTGGAGCACTTTACAGACGGCAAGGCAAGTTCGAAGCGGCCGAAACATTGGAGGAGGCAGCGATGAGGTCCCGTAAGCAG GGTCTAGACAATGTCCACAAGCAAAGAGTGGCAGAAGTGTTAAACGACCCAGAAAGCATTGAGAAAAGGCGAAGCCGAGAGAGCCTGGATGTGGTAAAGTACGAGAGTGGCCCTGACGGAGGGGAGGAAGTGAGTATGAGCGTAGAGTGGAACGGG GATGGCACTGGATCTTTAAAGCGCAGTGGTTCCTTTAGCAAGCTCCGTGCTTCCATTAGACGCAGCAGTGAGAAGCTGGTTAGGAAGCTGAAAGGAGGAAGTTCACGAGATGGTGAACCAAAGAATCCTGG CATGAAGCGTGCCTGTTCTCTGAATGTACTTAACACGGGTGGCAAGGCTACTGAAGATCACTTTCAA GAGCGAAATAATTGTCTGACAGACTCAAGAAGTCTGAGTGCTAGTCACACTGACTTGGCGCATTAA
- the KLC1 gene encoding kinesin light chain 1 isoform X4, with protein sequence MFDNMSTMVFLKEDKLEKLTQDEIISKTKQVIQGLEALKNEHNSILQSLLETLKCLKKDDESNLVEEKSNMIRKSLEMLELGLSEAQVMMALSNHLNAVESEKQKLRAQVRRLCQENQWLRDELANTQQKLQRSEQSVAQLEEEKKHLEFMNQLKKYDDDLSPSDDKDSDSSKEPLDDLFPNDDDDPGQGIQQQHSSAAAAAQQGGYEIPARLRTLHNLVIQYASQGRYEVAVPLCKQALEDLEKNSGHDHPDVATMLNILALVYRDQNKYKDAANLLNDALAIREKTLGKDHPAVAATLNNLAVLYGKRGKYREAEPLCKRALEIREKVLGKDHPDVAKQLNNLALLCQNQGKYEEVEYYYQRALEIYQTKLGPDDPNVAKTKNNLASCYLKQGKFKQAETLYKEILTRAHEREFGSVDDENKPIWMHAEEREKFKGKQKDGTFGEYGGWYKACKVDSPTVTTTLKNLGALYRRQGKFEAAETLEEAAMRSRKQGLDNVHKQRVAEVLNDPESIEKRRSRESLDVVKYESGPDGGEEDGTGSLKRSGSFSKLRASIRRSSEKLVRKLKGGSSRDGEPKNPGSEIIV encoded by the exons AGACCAAACAGGTGATCCAGGGACTTGAGGCTTTGAAAAACGAGCACAATTCCATCTTGCAGAGTCTACTTGAAACCCTTAAATGTTTAAAGAAAGATGATGAGAGCAACTTGGTGGAAGAGAAGTCCAACATGATCCGCAAGTCTCTGGAAATGCTGGAACTGGGGCTAAGTGAGGCACAG GTAATGATGGCTTTGTCGAACCATTTGAATGCAGTAGAGTCTGAGAAGCAGAAGCTGCGAGCCCAAGTCCGTCGCCTTTGCCAGGAAAACCAGTGGCTGCGTGATGAGTTGGCCAACACTCAGCAAAAGCTGCAGAGGAGCGAACAGTCGGTGGCCCAACTGGAGGAAGAAAAGAAACATCTAGAGTTTATGAATCAGCTGAAAAAATATGATGATGACCTTTCTCCATCT gatGATAAAGACAGCGATTCCTCCAAGGAACCTCTGGATGATTTGTTTcctaatgatgatgatgatccaGGCCAAGGAA TACAACAGCAGCACAGCAGTGCTGCAGCTGCGGCCCAACAAGGTGGCTATGAAATCCCTGCAAGGTTGAGGACCCTGCATAACCTGGTCATTCAGTATGCTTCCCAGGGTAGGTATGAAGTCGCTGTGCCCCTCTGCAAACAAGCACTTGAAGATCTGGAGAAGAACTCTGGTCACGATCACCCAGATGTTGCTACAATGCTCAACATACTGGCTTTGGTCTACAG AGATCAAAATAAATACAAAGATGCTGCAAACCTATTAAATGACGCCCTGGCTATTCGTGAGAAGACTTTGGGCAAAGATCACCCAGCG GTTGCAGCCACGCTTAATAATCTTGCAGTGCTCTATGGCAAACGAGGAAAATACAGAGAAGCAGAACCTTTATGTAAAAGAGCTCTTGAGATCCGGGAAAAG GTCCTGGGCAAAGATCATCCAGATGTTGCCAAGCAGTTGAATAACTTGGCCTTATTGTGCCAGAACCAGGGCAAGTATGAAGAAGTGGAATATTACTATCAGAGAGCACTGGAGATTTACCAAACCAAACTGGGACCTGATGATCCCAACGTGGCAAAAACAAAGAACAACTTG GCTTCATGTTATCTGAAACAAGGCAAGTTTAAGCAAGCGGAGACTTTGTATAAGGAGATCCTTACCCGTGCCCATGAAAGGGAGTTTGGATCCGTTGATG ATGAAAACAAACCCATCTGGATGCATGCCGAAGAAAGAGAAAAATTCAAA GGGAAGCAGAAGGACGGCACATTTGGAGAGTATGGTGGCTGGTACAAAGCATGCAAAGTTGATAG CCCAACAGTGACCACAACACTGAAGAACCTTGGAGCACTTTACAGACGGCAAGGCAAGTTCGAAGCGGCCGAAACATTGGAGGAGGCAGCGATGAGGTCCCGTAAGCAG GGTCTAGACAATGTCCACAAGCAAAGAGTGGCAGAAGTGTTAAACGACCCAGAAAGCATTGAGAAAAGGCGAAGCCGAGAGAGCCTGGATGTGGTAAAGTACGAGAGTGGCCCTGACGGAGGGGAGGAA GATGGCACTGGATCTTTAAAGCGCAGTGGTTCCTTTAGCAAGCTCCGTGCTTCCATTAGACGCAGCAGTGAGAAGCTGGTTAGGAAGCTGAAAGGAGGAAGTTCACGAGATGGTGAACCAAAGAATCCTGG GAGCGAAATAATTGTCTGA
- the KLC1 gene encoding kinesin light chain 1 isoform X3, which translates to MFDNMSTMVFLKEDKLEKLTQDEIISKTKQVIQGLEALKNEHNSILQSLLETLKCLKKDDESNLVEEKSNMIRKSLEMLELGLSEAQVMMALSNHLNAVESEKQKLRAQVRRLCQENQWLRDELANTQQKLQRSEQSVAQLEEEKKHLEFMNQLKKYDDDLSPSDDKDSDSSKEPLDDLFPNDDDDPGQGIQQQHSSAAAAAQQGGYEIPARLRTLHNLVIQYASQGRYEVAVPLCKQALEDLEKNSGHDHPDVATMLNILALVYRDQNKYKDAANLLNDALAIREKTLGKDHPAVAATLNNLAVLYGKRGKYREAEPLCKRALEIREKVLGKDHPDVAKQLNNLALLCQNQGKYEEVEYYYQRALEIYQTKLGPDDPNVAKTKNNLASCYLKQGKFKQAETLYKEILTRAHEREFGSVDDENKPIWMHAEEREKFKGKQKDGTFGEYGGWYKACKVDSPTVTTTLKNLGALYRRQGKFEAAETLEEAAMRSRKQGLDNVHKQRVAEVLNDPESIEKRRSRESLDVVKYESGPDGGEEVSMSVEWNGDGTGSLKRSGSFSKLRASIRRSSEKLVRKLKGGSSRDGEPKNPGSEIIV; encoded by the exons AGACCAAACAGGTGATCCAGGGACTTGAGGCTTTGAAAAACGAGCACAATTCCATCTTGCAGAGTCTACTTGAAACCCTTAAATGTTTAAAGAAAGATGATGAGAGCAACTTGGTGGAAGAGAAGTCCAACATGATCCGCAAGTCTCTGGAAATGCTGGAACTGGGGCTAAGTGAGGCACAG GTAATGATGGCTTTGTCGAACCATTTGAATGCAGTAGAGTCTGAGAAGCAGAAGCTGCGAGCCCAAGTCCGTCGCCTTTGCCAGGAAAACCAGTGGCTGCGTGATGAGTTGGCCAACACTCAGCAAAAGCTGCAGAGGAGCGAACAGTCGGTGGCCCAACTGGAGGAAGAAAAGAAACATCTAGAGTTTATGAATCAGCTGAAAAAATATGATGATGACCTTTCTCCATCT gatGATAAAGACAGCGATTCCTCCAAGGAACCTCTGGATGATTTGTTTcctaatgatgatgatgatccaGGCCAAGGAA TACAACAGCAGCACAGCAGTGCTGCAGCTGCGGCCCAACAAGGTGGCTATGAAATCCCTGCAAGGTTGAGGACCCTGCATAACCTGGTCATTCAGTATGCTTCCCAGGGTAGGTATGAAGTCGCTGTGCCCCTCTGCAAACAAGCACTTGAAGATCTGGAGAAGAACTCTGGTCACGATCACCCAGATGTTGCTACAATGCTCAACATACTGGCTTTGGTCTACAG AGATCAAAATAAATACAAAGATGCTGCAAACCTATTAAATGACGCCCTGGCTATTCGTGAGAAGACTTTGGGCAAAGATCACCCAGCG GTTGCAGCCACGCTTAATAATCTTGCAGTGCTCTATGGCAAACGAGGAAAATACAGAGAAGCAGAACCTTTATGTAAAAGAGCTCTTGAGATCCGGGAAAAG GTCCTGGGCAAAGATCATCCAGATGTTGCCAAGCAGTTGAATAACTTGGCCTTATTGTGCCAGAACCAGGGCAAGTATGAAGAAGTGGAATATTACTATCAGAGAGCACTGGAGATTTACCAAACCAAACTGGGACCTGATGATCCCAACGTGGCAAAAACAAAGAACAACTTG GCTTCATGTTATCTGAAACAAGGCAAGTTTAAGCAAGCGGAGACTTTGTATAAGGAGATCCTTACCCGTGCCCATGAAAGGGAGTTTGGATCCGTTGATG ATGAAAACAAACCCATCTGGATGCATGCCGAAGAAAGAGAAAAATTCAAA GGGAAGCAGAAGGACGGCACATTTGGAGAGTATGGTGGCTGGTACAAAGCATGCAAAGTTGATAG CCCAACAGTGACCACAACACTGAAGAACCTTGGAGCACTTTACAGACGGCAAGGCAAGTTCGAAGCGGCCGAAACATTGGAGGAGGCAGCGATGAGGTCCCGTAAGCAG GGTCTAGACAATGTCCACAAGCAAAGAGTGGCAGAAGTGTTAAACGACCCAGAAAGCATTGAGAAAAGGCGAAGCCGAGAGAGCCTGGATGTGGTAAAGTACGAGAGTGGCCCTGACGGAGGGGAGGAAGTGAGTATGAGCGTAGAGTGGAACGGG GATGGCACTGGATCTTTAAAGCGCAGTGGTTCCTTTAGCAAGCTCCGTGCTTCCATTAGACGCAGCAGTGAGAAGCTGGTTAGGAAGCTGAAAGGAGGAAGTTCACGAGATGGTGAACCAAAGAATCCTGG GAGCGAAATAATTGTCTGA
- the KLC1 gene encoding kinesin light chain 1 isoform X6 yields MFDNMSTMVFLKEDKLEKLTQDEIISKTKQVIQGLEALKNEHNSILQSLLETLKCLKKDDESNLVEEKSNMIRKSLEMLELGLSEAQVMMALSNHLNAVESEKQKLRAQVRRLCQENQWLRDELANTQQKLQRSEQSVAQLEEEKKHLEFMNQLKKYDDDLSPSDDKDSDSSKEPLDDLFPNDDDDPGQGIQQQHSSAAAAAQQGGYEIPARLRTLHNLVIQYASQGRYEVAVPLCKQALEDLEKNSGHDHPDVATMLNILALVYRDQNKYKDAANLLNDALAIREKTLGKDHPAVAATLNNLAVLYGKRGKYREAEPLCKRALEIREKVLGKDHPDVAKQLNNLALLCQNQGKYEEVEYYYQRALEIYQTKLGPDDPNVAKTKNNLASCYLKQGKFKQAETLYKEILTRAHEREFGSVDDENKPIWMHAEEREKFKGKQKDGTFGEYGGWYKACKVDSPTVTTTLKNLGALYRRQGKFEAAETLEEAAMRSRKQGLDNVHKQRVAEVLNDPESIEKRRSRESLDVVKYESGPDGGEEA; encoded by the exons AGACCAAACAGGTGATCCAGGGACTTGAGGCTTTGAAAAACGAGCACAATTCCATCTTGCAGAGTCTACTTGAAACCCTTAAATGTTTAAAGAAAGATGATGAGAGCAACTTGGTGGAAGAGAAGTCCAACATGATCCGCAAGTCTCTGGAAATGCTGGAACTGGGGCTAAGTGAGGCACAG GTAATGATGGCTTTGTCGAACCATTTGAATGCAGTAGAGTCTGAGAAGCAGAAGCTGCGAGCCCAAGTCCGTCGCCTTTGCCAGGAAAACCAGTGGCTGCGTGATGAGTTGGCCAACACTCAGCAAAAGCTGCAGAGGAGCGAACAGTCGGTGGCCCAACTGGAGGAAGAAAAGAAACATCTAGAGTTTATGAATCAGCTGAAAAAATATGATGATGACCTTTCTCCATCT gatGATAAAGACAGCGATTCCTCCAAGGAACCTCTGGATGATTTGTTTcctaatgatgatgatgatccaGGCCAAGGAA TACAACAGCAGCACAGCAGTGCTGCAGCTGCGGCCCAACAAGGTGGCTATGAAATCCCTGCAAGGTTGAGGACCCTGCATAACCTGGTCATTCAGTATGCTTCCCAGGGTAGGTATGAAGTCGCTGTGCCCCTCTGCAAACAAGCACTTGAAGATCTGGAGAAGAACTCTGGTCACGATCACCCAGATGTTGCTACAATGCTCAACATACTGGCTTTGGTCTACAG AGATCAAAATAAATACAAAGATGCTGCAAACCTATTAAATGACGCCCTGGCTATTCGTGAGAAGACTTTGGGCAAAGATCACCCAGCG GTTGCAGCCACGCTTAATAATCTTGCAGTGCTCTATGGCAAACGAGGAAAATACAGAGAAGCAGAACCTTTATGTAAAAGAGCTCTTGAGATCCGGGAAAAG GTCCTGGGCAAAGATCATCCAGATGTTGCCAAGCAGTTGAATAACTTGGCCTTATTGTGCCAGAACCAGGGCAAGTATGAAGAAGTGGAATATTACTATCAGAGAGCACTGGAGATTTACCAAACCAAACTGGGACCTGATGATCCCAACGTGGCAAAAACAAAGAACAACTTG GCTTCATGTTATCTGAAACAAGGCAAGTTTAAGCAAGCGGAGACTTTGTATAAGGAGATCCTTACCCGTGCCCATGAAAGGGAGTTTGGATCCGTTGATG ATGAAAACAAACCCATCTGGATGCATGCCGAAGAAAGAGAAAAATTCAAA GGGAAGCAGAAGGACGGCACATTTGGAGAGTATGGTGGCTGGTACAAAGCATGCAAAGTTGATAG CCCAACAGTGACCACAACACTGAAGAACCTTGGAGCACTTTACAGACGGCAAGGCAAGTTCGAAGCGGCCGAAACATTGGAGGAGGCAGCGATGAGGTCCCGTAAGCAG GGTCTAGACAATGTCCACAAGCAAAGAGTGGCAGAAGTGTTAAACGACCCAGAAAGCATTGAGAAAAGGCGAAGCCGAGAGAGCCTGGATGTGGTAAAGTACGAGAGTGGCCCTGACGGAGGGGAGGAA GCCTAG
- the KLC1 gene encoding kinesin light chain 1 isoform X5 produces the protein MFDNMSTMVFLKEDKLEKLTQDEIISKTKQVIQGLEALKNEHNSILQSLLETLKCLKKDDESNLVEEKSNMIRKSLEMLELGLSEAQVMMALSNHLNAVESEKQKLRAQVRRLCQENQWLRDELANTQQKLQRSEQSVAQLEEEKKHLEFMNQLKKYDDDLSPSDDKDSDSSKEPLDDLFPNDDDDPGQGIQQQHSSAAAAAQQGGYEIPARLRTLHNLVIQYASQGRYEVAVPLCKQALEDLEKNSGHDHPDVATMLNILALVYRDQNKYKDAANLLNDALAIREKTLGKDHPAVAATLNNLAVLYGKRGKYREAEPLCKRALEIREKVLGKDHPDVAKQLNNLALLCQNQGKYEEVEYYYQRALEIYQTKLGPDDPNVAKTKNNLASCYLKQGKFKQAETLYKEILTRAHEREFGSVDDENKPIWMHAEEREKFKGKQKDGTFGEYGGWYKACKVDSPTVTTTLKNLGALYRRQGKFEAAETLEEAAMRSRKQGLDNVHKQRVAEVLNDPESIEKRRSRESLDVVKYESGPDGGEEVSMSVEWNGA, from the exons AGACCAAACAGGTGATCCAGGGACTTGAGGCTTTGAAAAACGAGCACAATTCCATCTTGCAGAGTCTACTTGAAACCCTTAAATGTTTAAAGAAAGATGATGAGAGCAACTTGGTGGAAGAGAAGTCCAACATGATCCGCAAGTCTCTGGAAATGCTGGAACTGGGGCTAAGTGAGGCACAG GTAATGATGGCTTTGTCGAACCATTTGAATGCAGTAGAGTCTGAGAAGCAGAAGCTGCGAGCCCAAGTCCGTCGCCTTTGCCAGGAAAACCAGTGGCTGCGTGATGAGTTGGCCAACACTCAGCAAAAGCTGCAGAGGAGCGAACAGTCGGTGGCCCAACTGGAGGAAGAAAAGAAACATCTAGAGTTTATGAATCAGCTGAAAAAATATGATGATGACCTTTCTCCATCT gatGATAAAGACAGCGATTCCTCCAAGGAACCTCTGGATGATTTGTTTcctaatgatgatgatgatccaGGCCAAGGAA TACAACAGCAGCACAGCAGTGCTGCAGCTGCGGCCCAACAAGGTGGCTATGAAATCCCTGCAAGGTTGAGGACCCTGCATAACCTGGTCATTCAGTATGCTTCCCAGGGTAGGTATGAAGTCGCTGTGCCCCTCTGCAAACAAGCACTTGAAGATCTGGAGAAGAACTCTGGTCACGATCACCCAGATGTTGCTACAATGCTCAACATACTGGCTTTGGTCTACAG AGATCAAAATAAATACAAAGATGCTGCAAACCTATTAAATGACGCCCTGGCTATTCGTGAGAAGACTTTGGGCAAAGATCACCCAGCG GTTGCAGCCACGCTTAATAATCTTGCAGTGCTCTATGGCAAACGAGGAAAATACAGAGAAGCAGAACCTTTATGTAAAAGAGCTCTTGAGATCCGGGAAAAG GTCCTGGGCAAAGATCATCCAGATGTTGCCAAGCAGTTGAATAACTTGGCCTTATTGTGCCAGAACCAGGGCAAGTATGAAGAAGTGGAATATTACTATCAGAGAGCACTGGAGATTTACCAAACCAAACTGGGACCTGATGATCCCAACGTGGCAAAAACAAAGAACAACTTG GCTTCATGTTATCTGAAACAAGGCAAGTTTAAGCAAGCGGAGACTTTGTATAAGGAGATCCTTACCCGTGCCCATGAAAGGGAGTTTGGATCCGTTGATG ATGAAAACAAACCCATCTGGATGCATGCCGAAGAAAGAGAAAAATTCAAA GGGAAGCAGAAGGACGGCACATTTGGAGAGTATGGTGGCTGGTACAAAGCATGCAAAGTTGATAG CCCAACAGTGACCACAACACTGAAGAACCTTGGAGCACTTTACAGACGGCAAGGCAAGTTCGAAGCGGCCGAAACATTGGAGGAGGCAGCGATGAGGTCCCGTAAGCAG GGTCTAGACAATGTCCACAAGCAAAGAGTGGCAGAAGTGTTAAACGACCCAGAAAGCATTGAGAAAAGGCGAAGCCGAGAGAGCCTGGATGTGGTAAAGTACGAGAGTGGCCCTGACGGAGGGGAGGAAGTGAGTATGAGCGTAGAGTGGAACGGG GCCTAG